In Carassius gibelio isolate Cgi1373 ecotype wild population from Czech Republic chromosome B19, carGib1.2-hapl.c, whole genome shotgun sequence, one DNA window encodes the following:
- the LOC127978688 gene encoding glutathione S-transferase A-like, which yields MAQSMMLYWGSGSPPCWRVMIALEEKMLQGYNHKLLSFDKKEHKSEEVKALNPRAQVPTFKHGDIVVNESFAACLYLESAFKSQGTRLIPDDPAEQALVYQRVFETNNLQQKMYDVAFYDHVPEGERHESALKRNKESLVAELKLWDGYLEKMGKGSYLAGKNFTMADVVCFPVIAYFPRLHCPRERCPRLMEYYEMVKDRPSIKASWPPHWLEKPEGPDMLKNL from the exons ATGGCGCAGAGTATGATGCTGTACTGGGGCTCTGGTTCTCCGCCGTGCTGGAGAGTCATGATCGCGCTGGAGGAGAAGATGCTGCAGGGATACAATCACAAACTTCTGTCGTTTGACAAGAAAGAGCACAAGTCTGAAGAAGTGAAAGCTCTCAATCCCAGAGCTCAG GTTCCAACCTTCAAACATGGAGACATCGTCGTGAACGAGTCGTTTGCAGCGTGTCTGTATCTGGAG AGCGCGTTTAAGTCTCAAGGCACCCGTCTGATCCCAGACGACCCGGCTGAACAAGCGCTCGTCTACCAGCGAGTATTTGAGACCAACAACCTGCAGCAGAAAATGT ATGACGTGGCTTTCTATGATCATGTTCCTGAAGGAGAGAGACATGAATCGGCTCTGAAGAGGAATAAAGAGAGTTTAGTCGCCGAGCTCAAACTGTGGGATGGATACTTGGAGAAG ATGGGTAAAGGCTCGTACCTCGCTGGTAAGAACTTCACCATGGCCGATGTGGTGTGTTTCCCCGTCATCGCGTATTTCCCACGACTTCA CTGTCCTCGAGAGCGTTGTCCCAGACTGATGGAGTACTACGAGATGGTGAAGGACCGTCCCAGTATTAAAGCCAGCTGGCCTCCTCACTGGCTGGAGAAACCTGAGGGTCCAGACATGCTCAAGAACCTGTGA
- the LOC127978687 gene encoding glutathione S-transferase A isoform X1, with amino-acid sequence MAQSMMLYWCSGSPPCWRVMIALEEKLLKGYKHKHLSFEKNEHKCEEVKALNPRAQVPTFKHGDIVVNESFAACLYLESAFKSQGTRLIPDNPAEQALVYQRMLETNNLQQKMYDVAFYDYYVPEGERHESALKRNKESLVAELKLWDGYLEKMGKGSYLAGKNFTMADVVCFPVIAYFPRLHCPRERCPRLMEYYEMLKNRPSIKASWPLEWLEKPEGQDTLKNL; translated from the exons ATGGCGCAGAGTATGATGCTGTACTGGTGCTCTGGTTCTCCGCCGTGCTGGAGAGTCATGATCGCGCTGGAGGAGAAGCTGCTGAAGggatacaaacacaaacatttgtcTTTTGAGAAGAACGAACACAAGTGTGAAGAAGTGAAAGCTCTCAATCCCAGAGCTCAG GTTCCAACCTTCAAGCATGGAGACATCgtcgtgaacgaatcgtttgcCGCGTGTCTGTATCTGGAG AGCGCGTTTAAGTCTCAAGGCACCCGTCTGATCCCAGACAACCCGGCTGAACAAGCGCTCGTCTACCAACGAATGCTTGAGACCAACAACCTGCAGCAGAAAATGT ATGATGTGGCTTTTTATGACTATTATGTTCCTGAAGGAGAGAGACATGAATCAGCTCTGAAGAGGAATAAAGAGAGTTTAGTCGCCGAGCTCAAACTGTGGGATGGATACTTGGAGAAG ATGGGTAAAGGCTCGTACCTCGCTGGTAAGAACTTCACCATGGCCGATGTGGTGTGTTTCCCCGTCATCGCGTATTTCCCACGACTTCA CTGTCCTCGAGAGCGTTGTCCCAGACTGATGGAGTATTACGAAATGCTGAAGAACCGTCCCAGTATTAAAGCCAGCTGGCCTCTTGAGTGGCTGGAGAAACCTGAGGGTCAAGACACGCTCAAGAACCTGTGA